Proteins encoded together in one Anopheles darlingi chromosome 3, idAnoDarlMG_H_01, whole genome shotgun sequence window:
- the LOC125954614 gene encoding uncharacterized oxidoreductase YjmC isoform X2, producing MLATTSSSLVSFLRRAPTPQWHVSVGVAQGMCARQIHTLLVLLEPVVLHQSVVGQRSWNTQKRKQYYQHRAGSGTLGSNSSRTMSVAASKQGLVALEEARRFMVDCLVKSKTPLSHAQQQADLLAEADYRGHFSHGMNRLEMYINDLHKNACDGAAVPTILNETSATAWVDGNNGLGAVVGNFCMDLAIKKAKEVGVGWVCAKRSNHYGIAGWYTLRAMKAGCIGMSMTNTSPLASPTRSKEAALGTNPISVGAPAKDGDGFVLDMATTAVAVGKIEMQRRKNEPIPHGWAQGPDGHPTTDASVAFDTACLMPLGGSELTSGYKGYGLGAMVEMFCGVLAGANYATKIRKWTHAGADSEADLGQCFVAINPACFAPGFEDRLSDMNGILRNMPTTDPTLPVLVAGDTERHHMEKVNKAGGLAYHVNQIKTCTELSERLGVKPIVLV from the exons atgTTGGCtacgacatcgtcgtcgctggtgaGCTTCTTGCGccgagcaccaacaccacaatgGCACGTGTCCGTCGGCGTTGCGCAAGGAATGTGTGCGCGCCAAATACACActctactggtgctgctggaacccGTTGTGCTCCACCAGTCAGTCGTTGGCCAGCGATCTTGGAATACACAGAAACGGAAACAGTATTATCAGCACCGTGCGGGCTCCGGAACGTTAG gatcaaacagcagcagaaccatgTCCGTAGCAGCATCAAAGCAAGGCCTGGTCGCGCTAGAAGAGGCGAGACGATTCATGGTCGATTGTCTGGTTAAATCCAAGACACCGTTGTCGCACGCACAACAGCAGGCGGATCTGCTGGCTGAGGCGGACTATCGGGGTCACTTTAGCCACGGCATGAACCGGCTCGAGATGTACATCAACGATCTGCACAAGAACGCGTGCGACGGTGCGGCCGTACCGACGATACTGAACGAAACGTCGGCCACGGCCTGGGTCGATGGGAACAATGGGCTTGGTGCTGTCGTCGGTAACTTTTGCATGGATCTGGCGATCAAGAAGGCCAAGGAGGTCGGTGTTGGTTGGGTGTGCGCTAAGC GATCGAACCATTATGGTATTGCCGGTTGGTACACGCTGCGTGCGATGAAGGCCGGTTGCATCGGGATGTCAATGACGAACACCTCGCCACTGGCGAGCCCGACGCGTAGCAAGGAAGCAGCCCTCGGTACCAATCCCATTTCCGTCGGTGCACCGGCCAAGGACGGTGATGGATTCGTGCTGGATATGGCAACGACGGCCGTGGCCGTTGGCAAG ATTGAGATGCAGCGCCGCAAAAATGAACCGATTCCACACGGATGGGCCCAGGGACCGGATGGACATCCAACGACCGATGCGAGCGTGGCCTTCGATACGGCCTGTCTGATGCCGCTGGGTGGCAGTGAGCTAACGTCCGGTTACAAGGGCTATGGGCTCGGTGCGATGGTGGAAATGTTCTGCGGGGTACTAGCCGGTGCTAACTATGCCACCAAGATCCGTAAGTGGACGCACGCCGGTGCGGACTCGGAGGCCGACCTGGGCCAGTGCTTCGTAGCCATCAATCCGGCCTGTTTTGCACCCGGTTTCGAGGATCGTCTCTCGGACATGAATGGTATACTGCGCAACATGCCAACG ACTGATCCCACACTTCCGGTGCTTGTGGCCGGCGATACAGAGCGACACCATATGGAGAAGGTGAACAAGGCTGGTGGGCTTGCGTATCACGTGAACCAAATCAAGACCTGCACGGAGCTGTCGGAGCGGTTGGGCGTGAAGCCGATTGTTCTTGTTTAA
- the LOC125955535 gene encoding protein FAM98A-like codes for MDCCSSSSANYLDYRHHSMNNNFCYPYTPSMLRSASPYPMAAGGGRSGSGSSSTGGMGGYHDNGGYEKYYGSGYHHHPHHPHHPHHSAGSMMGSLASGHGVGGGGSYGSSGYYGSYSSSYREYGGYNHYYQHHHHHHHQSQSPYSRGGLGGMPPGYGPGGGGGGAGGYLYPPGHRHMASANPSAYPFHHHLQRDPHHQYSSFANYGNGSSMTATSYRTAAAAAAPSSSARLFDIPRLRSQ; via the exons ATGGATTgctgtagcagtagcagtgccaACTACCTGGACTACAGACATCACTCAATGAACAATAACTTTTGCTACCCGTACACGCCCAGCATGCTGCGAAGTGCGTCACCATACCCGAtggcggccggtggtggccg cagtggcagcggcagcagcagcactggcggTATGGGCGGTTATCACGACAATGGTGGCTACGAGAAGTACTACGGTTCcggctaccaccatcatccacatcatccgcatcatccgcatcattcAGCTGGCAGCATGATGGGTTCTCTGGCCTCCGGtcacggtgttggtggtggtggtagctaTGGTTCGTCCGGTTACTATGGTAGCTACTCGTCTTCCTATCGCGAGTACGGTGGCTACAATCACTattaccagcaccatcatcatcatcaccatcagtcgCAATCACCGTACTCGCGCGGTGGTCTCGGTGGAATGCCACCTGGCTATggcccggggggaggtggtggtggcgcaggaGGCTATCTGTATCCTCCCGGCCACCGACACATGGCTAGTGCGAATCCTTCCGCATAtccattccaccatcacctGCAGCGCGATCCGCATCATCAGTATTCGAGCTTCGCTAACTAcggcaacggtagcagcatgACAGCAACGTCCTATCGCA cagcagcagcagcagcagcaccatcatcatcagcacggtTATTCGACATCCCAAGGCTTCGGTCACAATGA
- the LOC125954640 gene encoding ecdysone-induced protein 74EF-like, translating into MKSLDALTNLCWPDGEQFTSKMRKYSNAGGTKAKDTASNRKQDANELDLGVASSPSRANGTGRRTKKQTKQQKELKSSDAKDKQTNTTINATPPVENKNITPLPGFQQAFGSTEIGKFSEAFFNSSPTPNDASTPEHHHHPLHHHHHHLSEQQQHQQQQPTPQQQQQLQLLHHSQRTSTPHQQAHHQLSGGTVEQLLMDSLHTYESDVDTLSPQQQQQQQQSWDHAVAPGTTMASLDRLSSYESCHNGASISSSAAAAAAAAAGYNLQIGTSFHPSYYESSSYSSDHAVDSPLGSYFSEMTCNEFVN; encoded by the exons ATGAAATCACTGGATGCACTTACA AATCTATGCTGGCCCGATGGAGAGCAGTTCACGAGCAAGATGCGGAAATACTCAAACGCCGGAGGAACCAAGGCCAAAGATACGGCCAGCAATAGGAAG CAAGATGCCAACGAGCTAGATTTGGGCGTAGCATCGTCACCGAGCCGTGCCAATGGTACCGGACGGCGCACGAAAAAACAGACGAAACAGCAGAAAGAGCTCAAATCATCCGATGCTAAAGATAAACAAACGAATACGACCATAAATGCGACACCACCGGTAGAGAATAAG AACATTACGCCCCTTCCTGGATTCCAGCAAGCGTTCGGTTCGACCGAGATCGGCAAGTTCTCCGAGGCGTTCTTCAACAGCAGCCCCACACCGAACGACGCCAGTACAcccgaacatcatcatcaccctttgcatcatcatcatcatcatctttctgagcaacagcagcaccagcagcagcagccgacgccgcaacagcagcagcagctccaactTCTTCACCATTCTCAGCGTACTTCCACACCCCACCAGCAGGCCCACCACCAGCTAAGTGGTGGTACCGTTGAGCAGCTCTTGATGGACTCACTGCACACGTACGAATCCGACGTCGACACGCTGAgcccgcaacagcagcagcaacagcaacaatcatGGGATCATGCGGTAGCGCCAGGAACGACGATGGCTTCGCTCGATCGGCTTTCGTCCTACGAGAGTTGCCATAATGGTGCAAgcatctcttcttctgctgcggcggctgctgctgctgcagctggctaCAACCTGCAGATCGGCACATCCTTCCATCCGTCGTACTACGAATCGTCCTCCTACTCGTCGGACCACGCGGTAGACTCACCGCTCGGCAGTTACTTTAGCGAGATGACGTGTAATGAGTTTGTGAATTAA
- the LOC125954614 gene encoding uncharacterized oxidoreductase YjmC isoform X1, which produces MMVNIDQRRRVVGNEGPWMGTACKPVPLKKTPPSPVVCYLYPPSSSTLHARTMLATTSSSLVSFLRRAPTPQWHVSVGVAQGMCARQIHTLLVLLEPVVLHQSVVGQRSWNTQKRKQYYQHRAGSGTLGSNSSRTMSVAASKQGLVALEEARRFMVDCLVKSKTPLSHAQQQADLLAEADYRGHFSHGMNRLEMYINDLHKNACDGAAVPTILNETSATAWVDGNNGLGAVVGNFCMDLAIKKAKEVGVGWVCAKRSNHYGIAGWYTLRAMKAGCIGMSMTNTSPLASPTRSKEAALGTNPISVGAPAKDGDGFVLDMATTAVAVGKIEMQRRKNEPIPHGWAQGPDGHPTTDASVAFDTACLMPLGGSELTSGYKGYGLGAMVEMFCGVLAGANYATKIRKWTHAGADSEADLGQCFVAINPACFAPGFEDRLSDMNGILRNMPTTDPTLPVLVAGDTERHHMEKVNKAGGLAYHVNQIKTCTELSERLGVKPIVLV; this is translated from the exons ATGATGGTTAACATCGATCAACGCCGCAGGGTTGTTGGAAACGAGGGCCCTTGGATGGGGACTGCCTGTAAACCCGTTCCG CTAAAGAagacgccgccgtcgccggttGTTTGCTATCTCTatccacccagcagcagcacattacacgcacgcaccatgTTGGCtacgacatcgtcgtcgctggtgaGCTTCTTGCGccgagcaccaacaccacaatgGCACGTGTCCGTCGGCGTTGCGCAAGGAATGTGTGCGCGCCAAATACACActctactggtgctgctggaacccGTTGTGCTCCACCAGTCAGTCGTTGGCCAGCGATCTTGGAATACACAGAAACGGAAACAGTATTATCAGCACCGTGCGGGCTCCGGAACGTTAG gatcaaacagcagcagaaccatgTCCGTAGCAGCATCAAAGCAAGGCCTGGTCGCGCTAGAAGAGGCGAGACGATTCATGGTCGATTGTCTGGTTAAATCCAAGACACCGTTGTCGCACGCACAACAGCAGGCGGATCTGCTGGCTGAGGCGGACTATCGGGGTCACTTTAGCCACGGCATGAACCGGCTCGAGATGTACATCAACGATCTGCACAAGAACGCGTGCGACGGTGCGGCCGTACCGACGATACTGAACGAAACGTCGGCCACGGCCTGGGTCGATGGGAACAATGGGCTTGGTGCTGTCGTCGGTAACTTTTGCATGGATCTGGCGATCAAGAAGGCCAAGGAGGTCGGTGTTGGTTGGGTGTGCGCTAAGC GATCGAACCATTATGGTATTGCCGGTTGGTACACGCTGCGTGCGATGAAGGCCGGTTGCATCGGGATGTCAATGACGAACACCTCGCCACTGGCGAGCCCGACGCGTAGCAAGGAAGCAGCCCTCGGTACCAATCCCATTTCCGTCGGTGCACCGGCCAAGGACGGTGATGGATTCGTGCTGGATATGGCAACGACGGCCGTGGCCGTTGGCAAG ATTGAGATGCAGCGCCGCAAAAATGAACCGATTCCACACGGATGGGCCCAGGGACCGGATGGACATCCAACGACCGATGCGAGCGTGGCCTTCGATACGGCCTGTCTGATGCCGCTGGGTGGCAGTGAGCTAACGTCCGGTTACAAGGGCTATGGGCTCGGTGCGATGGTGGAAATGTTCTGCGGGGTACTAGCCGGTGCTAACTATGCCACCAAGATCCGTAAGTGGACGCACGCCGGTGCGGACTCGGAGGCCGACCTGGGCCAGTGCTTCGTAGCCATCAATCCGGCCTGTTTTGCACCCGGTTTCGAGGATCGTCTCTCGGACATGAATGGTATACTGCGCAACATGCCAACG ACTGATCCCACACTTCCGGTGCTTGTGGCCGGCGATACAGAGCGACACCATATGGAGAAGGTGAACAAGGCTGGTGGGCTTGCGTATCACGTGAACCAAATCAAGACCTGCACGGAGCTGTCGGAGCGGTTGGGCGTGAAGCCGATTGTTCTTGTTTAA
- the LOC125954616 gene encoding E3 ubiquitin-protein ligase parkin, protein MFDLFNFIRELLHSMLAIFSFGKKKLSNTLSVYVKTNTGSTLAVSLEPHMEIKEVKEMVAPQLGLEPAELKIIFAGRELSDTTTIRECDLGQQSIIHAIKTRPPPVRRGQQKQSLGGASIAEEVSEDEPQSVVPQGPLSETMVELTEVNDQPSADGAPAERRKAHFFVYCSQCEKVCTGKLRVRCGICGSGAFTVHRDPACWDDVLKRKRITGHCEQNEVPCVENSEGQPPFSEFFFKCSEHSSGGEKDFAAPLNLIKTNHKNVPCLACTDVSETILVFPCADGHVSCLDCFRQYCVTRLLERQFVEHPRGGYTLRCPAGCDQSFIEDVHHFKLLEKEQYERYQRFATEEYVLRNGGVLCPQPGCGMGLLVEPECRRIQCQSGCGYVFCRSCLQGYHLGECFETPTTPGSSGEHGYAIDPQRASDARWDEATKIVIKVSTKPCPKCRTATERDGGCMHMVCTRSGCGFEWCWVCQTEWTRDCMAAHWFG, encoded by the exons ATGTTTGATCTGTTCAATTTCATTAGAGAACTGCTGCACAGTATGTTGGCGATCTTTTCGTTCGGTAAAAAGAAACTCTCGAACACGCTGAGCGTGTACGTAAAGACGAATACGGGCAGTACTCTTGCCGTCAGCCTCGAACCGCACATGGAAATCAAGGAAGTTAAGGAGATGGTGGCACCACAACTCGGACTGGAACCGGCCGAACTAAAGATCATCTTCGCCGGCCGCGAGCTATCGGACACGACGACAATCAGG GAATGTGATCTAGGCCAACAATCGATTATCCATGCAATCAAaacgagaccaccaccagtccgTCGAGGGCAACAAAAGCAATCGTTAGGTGGTGCGTCCATCGCCGAAGAGGTGTCCGAGGATGAACCCCAGTCAGTAGTGCCACAGGGACCCCTTTCCGAGACGATGGTTGAACTGACGGAGGTGAATGATCAACCCTCGGCGGATGGTGCACCAGCGGAAAGACGCAAAGCGCACTTCTTCGTTTACTGCTCCCAATGCGAGAAGGTGTGCACGGGGAAGCTGCGTGTCCGCTGTGGTATCTGTGGCAGCGGTGCCTTTACCGTGCACCGTGATCCCGCCTGCTGGGATGATGTGTTGAAGCGTAAGCGCATCACCGGTCATTGTGAGCAGAACGAAGTGCCTTGTGTG GAAAACAGCGAAGGACAGCCCCCGTTCTCCGAgtttttcttcaaatgttCCGAGCACTCGTCGGGCGGAGAGAAGGACTTTGCGGCTCCGCTGAACCTCATCAAAACGAACCACAAAAACGTTCCTTGCCTAGCGTGCACAGATGTAAG TGAAACCATCCTCGTGTTTCCCTGTGCCGACGGACACGTATCCTGTTTGGACTGCTTCCGCCAGTATTGCGTGACGCGATTACTGGAACGACAGTTCGTGGAGCATCCCCGCGGTGGTTACACTTTGCGCTGCCCTGCCGGCTGTGATCAGTCATTCATCGAAGATGTGCATCATTTCAAATTACTGGAAAAGGAACAGTACGAGCGGTATCAGCGTTTCGCCACGGAGGAGTACGTTCTACGGAATGGCGGTGTGCTGTGTCCGCAGCCTGGTTGCGGCATGGGATTGCTAGTGGAACCCGAATGTCGTCGAATTCAGTGCCAAAGTGGTTGTGGG TATGTGTTCTGTCGTAGCTGTCTGCAGGGCTATCATTTGGGGGAGTGCTTtgaaacaccaacaacacccggCAGCAGTGGGGAGCATGGGTACGCGATTGATCCACAGCGAGCATCGGATGCCCGATGGGATGAGGCGACGAAAATTGTGATTAAGGTGTCGACGAAACCGTGCCCCAAGTGTCGAACGGCAACAGAGCGGGACGGTGGATGTATGCACATGGTCTGCACACGCTCCGGATGTGGTTTCGAGTGGTGTTGGGTCTGTCAAACGGAATGGACCCGCGATTGCATGGCGGCACATTGGTTCGGTTGA
- the LOC125955536 gene encoding dnaJ homolog subfamily B member 13-like, translated as MGLDYYAVLNVPRNATTEEIKRAFVKSTSSGETDLALLSEAYDVLVSVKLRQLFDDVGEEGLKGEPYFYEFSKDSAQLLKEATGESTATDCSTIVKYPAHGPTDTRKPTFMWNSPIKLLINVHLVECFYGFIKNIHYSRARVSNGVITWGPEYATVCLKPGLPHKTVVVLPGAGHIYEDLPPGEVHLLFEQIPDPRFSRYEADLQLQQPLALADVFQGKPVTIIGIDNKLIRLEIPMVTAPIHRITIPGEGMPVPGGNGARGNLQIIFTGS; from the exons atGGGTTTGGATTACTACGCTGTGCTGAACGTCCCGCGCAACGCCACTACCGAGGAAATTAAAAGAGC CTTTGTGAAATCCACATCGTCGGGCGAAACAGACTTGGCGCTGTTGAGCGAGGCATACGACGTACTGG TTAGTGTCAAGCTGCGACAATTGTTTGACGATGTTGGTGAAGAAGGCCTGAAAGGGGAACCGTATTTTTATGAGTTTTCCAAGGACAGTGCGCAACTGTTGAA GGAAGCTACTGGAGAGAGCACTGCTACTGATTGCAGCACCATCGTAAAATATCCTGCGCATGGTCCAACAGACACCAGAAAGCCAACGTTCATGTGGAACTCACCCATCAAGTTGCTGATCAATGTGCATCTCGTGGAGTGCTTCTATGGATTCAtcaaaaacattcattacagCAGAGCGCGAGTTAGTAACGGTGTCATTACCTGGGGGCCTGAGTACGCAACGGTTTGCCTGAAACCCGGATTACCGCACAAAACGGTCGTCGTCCTTCCGGGTGCGGGTCACATCTACGAAGATTTGCCACCCGGTGAGGTTCATCTTCTCTTCGAACAGATTCCGGATCCTCGCTTCAGCCGATACGAGGCGGACCTGCAATTGCAGCAACCGCTGGCACTGGCCGACGTGTTCCAGGGCAAGCCGGTCACGATCATCGGTATCGATAATAAACTTATTCGTCTGGAGATTCCGATGGTGACGGCACCGATACATCGTATTACCATCCCCGGTGAGGGCATGCCGGTACCCGGTGGTAACGGAGCTCGTGGGAATTTGCAGATCATATTCACAGGTTCGTAG
- the LOC125954630 gene encoding TBC1 domain family member 13 has product MSLYKIRVADLEALLDEDELDLKALRNFCFNGIPDCNGYRALCWKLLLGYLGPRKSTWPAKLTKQRELYKQLLTEMVISPGEQDGPECIDHPLSDGPESNWSTFFKDNEVLLQIDKDVRRLCPDISFFQQATDYPCELVRERERKLHVRVAPSTLSSANVERKGIGMTKINLITKRATESYEAMDNGQEAHWEVVERILFLYAKLNPGQGYVQGMNEIIGPIYYVFASDPDLQYRRHAEADCFFCFTALMGEIRDFFIKTLDESEGGIKGMMAKLSNLLHERDAEVWERLREQELYPQYYSFRWLTLLLSQEFPLPDVLRIWDSVFADHKRYDFLIKICCSMILLLREQILENDFANNVKLLQNFPTMDINVVLRRATNLD; this is encoded by the exons ATGTCTCTCTACAAAATACG GGTGGCTGATCTGGAGGCGCTTCTTGACGAGGACGAGCTGGATCTGAAAGCGCTGAGGAATTTTTGCTTCAACG GCATTCCGGACTGTAATGGATATCGTGCCCTCTGCTGGAAGCTTTTGTTGGGCTATCTTGGCCCCCGGAAATCAACGTGGCCGGCTAAGCTGACGAAGCAGCGTGAATTGTACAAACAACTTTTGA CTGAAATGGTAATATCACCCGGAGAGCAGGACGGACCCGAGTGTATCGATCATCCGCTGAGCGATGGACCGGAGAGCAACTGGAGCACATTCTTCAAAGACAACGAGGTGCTGTTACAGATCGATAAAGATGTACGGCGCCTCTGCCCAGACATATCCTTCTTCCAGCAAGCGACGGACTATCCGTGCGAGCTGGTGCGCGAACGGGAGCGTAAGCTACACGTACGCGTAGCACCGTCAACGCTCAGTTCGGCCAACGTCGAACGGAAAGGCATTGGTATGACCAAG ATCAATCTAATTACGAAGCGTGCCACGGAGAGCTACGAAGCGATGGACAACGGCCAGGAGGCACACTGGGAAGTGGTCGAGCGGATACTGTTCCTTTACGCGAAGCTCAATCCCGGCCAGGGATACGTGCAGGGCATGAATGAAATCATCGGTCCCATCTACTACGTGTTCGCCTCGGATCCCGACCTGCAGTACCGGCGCCATGCCGAGGCGGactgtttcttctgctttacGGCACTGATGGGAGAGATACGGGACTTTTTCATCAAAACGCTCGATGAATCCGAGGGCGGCATCAAGGGCATGATGGCGAAACTATCGAATTTGCTGCACGAACGGGATGCCGAGGTGTGGGAACGGCTGCGAGAACAGGAGCTGTACCCACAGTACTACAGCTTCCGCTGGTTGACACTACTCCTCTCACAAGAATTTCCACTGCCAGACGTGCTGCGTATCTGGGACTCGGTGTTTGCCGATCACAAGCGGTACGATTTCCTTATCAAAATCTGTTGTTCAATGATACT CCTACTGCGGGAACAAATCCTAGAGAACGACTTCGCGAACAATGTGAAGCTACTGCAAAACTTTCCAACCATGGACATCAATGTCGTTTTGAGACGGGCGACGAACCTCGACTAG